DNA from Campylobacter concisus:
CAAGCTTATCAAGCAAATTTGGATATGAAAGAGAAAAGGCAAGAGGGCCCAAATATCTATCATTTGGCGTAAATCTACGCGTGAGCTGATAGACACCAACTGGCGTTTTTAGATCGCCCTCAAGCAGTTTATCGCCATTTTTGCCAACGATGACGCTTGAGCTAAAGAGTTTTTTTGTAACTCCGTCTTTATAAGAGATGACCTCAAGCTCTTTGTCAGTCTTATCAACCACGCTTAGAAGTATCTCGTTGTCGTAATATCCGTATCTAACGTCCTTGTCTTTGAGCTTGTTTAGCCAGTAGTCCTTACTTAAAATGTTCTTCTCAATGGCTTCTATGACGGCAGATGGGCCATTTTTTAAGTAAATTTCTTCGTAATTTTGGGCAAAAAGACAAGGCGCTAACGCGATGAAGAAAAATAGTATCTTTTTCAAGTGAAGTGTCCCAAAAAGTAAAATTTAGTGCGTAATTATAACCTAAAAAATTTCAATTTTTAAATTTTAAAGGGAATTTTAGTTTCTTTATATGTATAATCTGAAAACCATTATTAATTTACCATAAAGGAAAAATATGAAAAAACTTGTTTTTGGTGCATTGCTTGCGGCATCTACACTAGTGGCGGCTGACATCAGCCTAGAAAATGTCAGAGCAAGAGACACAAAGCCTGGCACAAACAACAGCGCTATTTTCATGGATATCAAAAATGCTTCAAATGCCGATGTAAAGCTAGTTGGCGTTCATTCAAGTGTTTGCAAAAGCACTGAAATTCACACTCACAAGATGGAAAATGGCATGATGGCTATGGTTCAGGTTGAAGACGCCGTTATCCCAAAAAATGGCGAGACAAAGCTAGCGCCTGGCGGTCTTCACATCATGCTTATGGATCTAAATA
Protein-coding regions in this window:
- a CDS encoding copper chaperone PCu(A)C, with the translated sequence MKKLVFGALLAASTLVAADISLENVRARDTKPGTNNSAIFMDIKNASNADVKLVGVHSSVCKSTEIHTHKMENGMMAMVQVEDAVIPKNGETKLAPGGLHIMLMDLNRPIKDGDKVDLELKFSNGESIKLDNIGVTKNFK